The Spirochaetota bacterium genome has a segment encoding these proteins:
- the sppA gene encoding signal peptide peptidase SppA — protein sequence MKKTAFAITRLFSVLFLAMHLPAATLDAAENHFTIQERGSASHSAGPFGQTINPVFADLKTTPLLAYQYSFYDGRKSGDHLIQAGYYGFTFLYGRFQDIYINKGKCFDHAGADYFSFTKGVMVRNIFGFGLSYSFSWSSVRCFKGYRGVDVGLLLRPWKYVSLGFVMDDAWGIVNGNRIRWRQIYSISIRPYWERLTLSLDIVHEKGGSASDLNYRATADLRLWYDISLFVTGDRNLDFLFGVSFPLYFRTYPSAGIAPHYYRSMNNGEASGRNSVGFSIPLASNDSALVLPGKGRFLKIVIDGAMSEIEKRSFWGKEAAVFYDLVAAIDRAGGDVSIEGIIVHIKNAAFGFGQIQELRRGLKKARSRGKKVYAVMAGPGNREYYLASAADRIWFTPNSPFYITGLKAQVYFFKGLMDKVGVQYESIKRGTYKSFNEAFTREHMSDAFRENITSLLEELNRQYLADIMTDRGISREVVDDIFSRGSLDPSEAVTRRFVDSIGYADDALEEIGGGASTVTISSYMAMARVDHRWGMTPKIAVVVVEGSIVGGASFDTGWFRSIGDETYRKALDEAFRDPVTAAVVIRVNSGGGSAAASDLMWNALARLKKKYRKPVVFSFGNIAASGGYYVACTGDRIFSNPGTTTGSIGVVFGKLTLEELYKKIGITKDVIKMSEFADIFSESRRLTDKELKLFQKGIDFTYDRFTGKVMEARKISAADIARVAEGRVFSGSQALDRALADEAGGIITAVEYARHLAGIDGRYDVEKYPDERGPLFELFKLPEFKMLAEQIRELVRNAEYIRLRDEKALYLLPSRIEIH from the coding sequence ATGAAAAAAACCGCATTTGCCATAACGCGTTTGTTTTCCGTTCTGTTTCTGGCGATGCATCTTCCGGCGGCTACCCTTGACGCGGCGGAAAATCACTTCACGATACAGGAGCGCGGATCAGCAAGTCACAGTGCCGGTCCCTTCGGCCAGACCATTAATCCCGTGTTTGCCGATCTCAAGACCACGCCTCTTCTGGCCTACCAGTATTCCTTTTATGACGGGAGAAAAAGCGGCGATCACTTAATCCAGGCCGGGTACTACGGCTTCACCTTTCTCTACGGGCGGTTCCAGGACATTTATATAAATAAGGGAAAATGCTTCGACCATGCCGGGGCCGACTATTTTTCCTTCACCAAGGGCGTCATGGTCAGGAATATTTTCGGCTTCGGTTTGAGCTATTCATTCAGCTGGTCGTCGGTGCGATGCTTCAAGGGATACCGGGGTGTTGACGTCGGCCTCCTTCTCCGGCCCTGGAAATACGTCTCCCTGGGATTCGTCATGGATGACGCATGGGGGATCGTCAACGGCAACAGGATCAGGTGGCGGCAGATCTACTCGATTTCCATCAGGCCCTACTGGGAACGCCTCACTCTTTCGCTGGATATCGTGCACGAGAAGGGAGGCTCGGCCTCTGATCTGAATTACAGGGCTACGGCGGACCTGCGCCTCTGGTATGACATATCCCTCTTCGTGACCGGAGACCGGAACCTTGATTTTTTATTCGGTGTGTCCTTTCCTCTCTATTTCCGTACCTATCCGTCAGCGGGCATCGCGCCGCATTACTACCGCTCCATGAACAACGGAGAGGCATCGGGCCGTAACAGCGTCGGTTTCTCCATACCGCTGGCATCGAACGATTCAGCCCTGGTTCTTCCGGGAAAGGGCCGATTCCTGAAGATCGTAATCGACGGCGCCATGAGTGAAATCGAGAAGCGGAGCTTCTGGGGGAAGGAAGCGGCGGTTTTCTACGATCTCGTCGCCGCGATCGACCGGGCCGGCGGCGACGTCTCGATCGAAGGCATCATCGTGCATATCAAAAATGCCGCTTTCGGCTTCGGCCAGATTCAGGAGCTGCGCCGTGGACTGAAGAAGGCGCGTTCAAGAGGCAAGAAGGTGTATGCCGTCATGGCGGGCCCAGGGAACAGGGAATACTATCTCGCGTCCGCCGCCGACCGGATATGGTTTACGCCCAACAGCCCCTTTTATATCACGGGACTCAAGGCCCAGGTCTATTTCTTCAAGGGATTGATGGACAAGGTGGGGGTGCAGTACGAATCGATCAAGCGCGGCACGTACAAGTCCTTTAACGAGGCCTTCACTCGGGAGCACATGTCCGACGCGTTCCGCGAGAATATCACCTCCCTCCTGGAGGAGCTTAACCGGCAGTACCTGGCCGACATCATGACGGACCGCGGGATTTCGAGGGAGGTTGTCGATGACATCTTCAGCCGGGGCTCCCTTGATCCGTCAGAGGCGGTGACAAGGCGCTTCGTCGATTCCATCGGGTATGCCGACGATGCCCTTGAAGAGATAGGCGGCGGCGCTTCAACGGTGACGATATCATCGTACATGGCCATGGCACGGGTTGACCACCGGTGGGGCATGACACCGAAGATCGCCGTTGTCGTCGTTGAGGGCTCCATCGTGGGCGGCGCCTCCTTTGATACGGGATGGTTCAGGTCCATCGGCGACGAGACGTACCGGAAGGCGCTTGATGAGGCTTTCCGGGACCCGGTAACGGCGGCCGTGGTCATACGCGTCAATTCGGGAGGCGGGTCGGCAGCGGCATCGGACCTCATGTGGAACGCCCTGGCAAGGCTGAAGAAAAAATACCGGAAGCCGGTGGTGTTTTCCTTCGGGAATATCGCCGCTTCGGGGGGGTATTACGTGGCCTGCACCGGCGACAGGATTTTTTCCAATCCCGGCACGACGACCGGGTCCATCGGAGTCGTGTTTGGCAAGCTGACCCTGGAGGAGCTGTACAAAAAGATCGGGATCACCAAGGATGTCATCAAGATGAGCGAATTCGCGGACATTTTCTCGGAATCGCGCCGGTTGACCGATAAAGAGCTGAAATTGTTCCAGAAGGGGATCGATTTCACCTATGACCGCTTCACCGGCAAGGTCATGGAAGCGCGGAAAATAAGCGCCGCAGACATTGCCCGGGTGGCCGAGGGGAGGGTCTTTTCCGGGTCCCAGGCCCTTGACAGGGCCCTTGCCGATGAGGCCGGGGGCATAATAACAGCGGTCGAATACGCACGGCACCTGGCCGGAATCGACGGACGCTACGATGTTGAAAAGTATCCCGATGAGCGGGGTCCCCTCTTTGAGCTGTTCAAGCTTCCGGAATTCAAGATGCTTGCCGAGCAGATTCGGGAGCTGGTGCGGAACGCGGAATACATAAGGCTTAGGGATGAAAAGGCGCTCTACCTGCTTC
- a CDS encoding SH3 domain-containing protein — translation MALFEKAILAIISLSVLFFSMPLRAAEMKVKYSTGESVIVRSKADEKSKPIERLSKGEAVLFLGEISGNRSRITINKKEHNEPWIKIRTAKTGSQNEGWVYSPLLADKPILTKRFAVIAFTDTTEVSEDWNWFFHDITTAFKGTDIHVIHVTKESHLAIGPPAAPFDIIDLSEYLKKNGSGYLCYKNGEIKYVPYDTSDQTIRIAKEFFGRR, via the coding sequence ATGGCGTTATTCGAAAAGGCGATACTTGCAATTATAAGCTTATCTGTTCTCTTTTTTTCAATGCCGCTCCGGGCAGCTGAAATGAAGGTCAAATACAGCACGGGAGAGAGCGTCATAGTGAGAAGCAAGGCCGACGAAAAGTCGAAACCGATTGAGAGGCTTTCAAAGGGAGAGGCGGTTCTTTTTCTGGGGGAAATCAGCGGCAACCGTTCCCGGATAACCATCAACAAAAAAGAGCATAACGAGCCGTGGATTAAAATCAGGACGGCAAAAACCGGTTCGCAGAATGAAGGATGGGTCTATTCCCCACTGCTGGCCGATAAACCCATTTTGACCAAACGATTCGCGGTGATCGCCTTCACCGACACGACCGAGGTCAGTGAGGACTGGAACTGGTTTTTCCATGATATAACGACGGCCTTTAAAGGTACGGATATCCACGTCATCCATGTAACGAAAGAATCGCATCTGGCCATCGGCCCGCCGGCCGCTCCCTTTGATATTATCGATTTAAGCGAATACCTGAAGAAGAACGGCAGCGGATACCTCTGTTATAAAAATGGAGAGATCAAATACGTTCCATACGATACGAGCGATCAAACGATCAGGATCGCAAAGGAATTCTTCGGCAGGCGCTGA
- the tmk gene encoding dTMP kinase, which translates to MNRPLFIVFEGIDGSGKSTQCDLLFKHALSLGLPAVKLVEPTDGPWGRKIRTMLKEKEMAPAAEQMRLFILDRQDDAEKNIIPALKENRIIVMDRYYYSNAAYQGAAGLAPETIIAENRKMSFPEPDRVYFVDIPPDRAMQRVTGRGEGKEIFEKESFLQKVRDNFLSIADERFLIIDGTCSVDEIFEIIKEDFTKLLSRSGL; encoded by the coding sequence ATGAATCGTCCTCTCTTTATTGTCTTCGAGGGGATCGACGGATCGGGAAAATCCACGCAGTGCGATCTCCTCTTTAAACACGCCCTATCGCTGGGGCTTCCGGCGGTAAAGCTCGTGGAGCCCACAGACGGACCCTGGGGGCGCAAGATACGGACCATGCTCAAGGAGAAGGAGATGGCGCCGGCGGCGGAGCAGATGAGGCTCTTCATCCTCGACCGGCAGGATGACGCGGAGAAAAACATAATTCCGGCCCTGAAGGAAAACAGGATCATCGTCATGGACCGGTACTACTATTCCAACGCGGCATACCAGGGCGCGGCGGGCCTGGCGCCGGAGACGATCATTGCCGAGAACCGGAAAATGAGCTTCCCGGAACCGGACCGCGTCTATTTCGTGGATATCCCGCCCGACAGGGCGATGCAGAGGGTGACGGGCAGAGGGGAGGGGAAGGAGATATTCGAGAAGGAATCATTTTTACAAAAGGTGCGGGATAATTTTCTTTCCATCGCCGATGAGCGCTTCCTTATAATAGATGGAACGTGCAGCGTTGATGAAATATTTGAAATCATCAAAGAAGATTTCACAAAACTTCTGTCCCGGAGCGGCTTGTAA
- a CDS encoding EI24 domain-containing protein produces MGGKTTAPGLFRENARADDSFFRGLAAAPRALRFVRSNRGMAKYFVIPFLLNIIILSSTVFFIFTTVYDPLLGLVSGSAWYNRAIEFILAPLLFLALAILIVLLYSILGSVITAPFNDFLSRKVEETLTGSMFDEKLSFAAAIKDVFRVVGNVIKLLGLIILVQLLLLFLNLIPAAGSVLYSVTGFLATSFFIGFQFFDFPLERRRYRFREKMTVAWRFRRTVAGVGASVFLMTFIPLAGFLGLNIAAVSAAMIFVERVMPALRNDRGGASS; encoded by the coding sequence ATGGGCGGGAAAACCACTGCACCGGGGCTCTTCAGGGAAAACGCGCGGGCGGACGATTCGTTCTTCCGCGGCCTGGCCGCGGCGCCGCGGGCCCTGCGCTTCGTCCGATCGAACAGGGGAATGGCGAAATATTTCGTGATTCCCTTTCTGCTGAACATCATCATCCTGTCATCGACGGTCTTCTTCATTTTTACAACGGTTTATGATCCGCTGCTGGGTCTGGTTTCCGGCTCCGCCTGGTACAACAGGGCCATCGAATTTATCCTGGCCCCGCTGCTGTTTCTGGCGCTGGCCATCCTGATCGTTCTTCTATATTCCATTCTGGGAAGCGTCATTACCGCGCCCTTCAACGATTTCCTTTCCCGGAAGGTGGAGGAGACCTTGACCGGCTCCATGTTCGATGAAAAGCTTTCCTTCGCCGCGGCCATCAAGGACGTGTTCCGCGTGGTCGGCAACGTGATCAAGCTCCTGGGCCTGATCATCCTGGTCCAGCTTCTGCTCCTTTTCCTGAACCTGATTCCGGCCGCGGGGAGCGTTCTCTATTCGGTCACGGGCTTCCTGGCCACGTCGTTTTTTATCGGCTTCCAGTTCTTCGACTTTCCCCTGGAGCGACGGCGGTATCGGTTCCGTGAAAAGATGACCGTGGCCTGGCGTTTCAGGAGGACCGTCGCCGGTGTGGGGGCCTCTGTGTTCCTGATGACCTTCATCCCCCTGGCGGGGTTCCTCGGGTTGAATATAGCCGCCGTTTCAGCGGCCATGATCTTTGTCGAGCGCGTCATGCCGGCTCTGCGGAACGACCGCGGGGGTGCGTCTTCATGA
- a CDS encoding threonylcarbamoyl-AMP synthase, whose translation MGISHPSRRVMRKAAGIIKSGGIVAFPTETVYGLGADAFNPLAVARIFEAKGRPLFDPLIVHIADLSQMKRLTTGMDRRAGRLAGRFWPGPLTLVLPKHGLVPDIVTAGLDTVAIRMPDHLIARDLIIGSGTPIAAPSANRFGYISPTKASHVLDQMGDRVDMIIDGGDCAVGVESTIIKLDGERSVILRPGGVPVEEIESVIGPVERGALAAQGPEAPGQLPSHYSPSISVYLAESIRQIDFSRSDAGFLLFKKPAFEVPAGRTEILSTDGDLKEAAANLFSALHRLDRMNVRVIMAEAVPENGLGLAIMDRLRRAAWKETAMPEE comes from the coding sequence ATGGGGATATCCCATCCTTCAAGAAGGGTGATGAGAAAGGCCGCGGGCATCATCAAGTCTGGCGGAATCGTTGCCTTTCCCACGGAAACGGTCTATGGCCTCGGCGCGGACGCCTTCAATCCCCTAGCGGTGGCGCGCATTTTCGAGGCGAAGGGGCGGCCCCTCTTCGATCCCCTTATCGTCCATATCGCCGACCTTTCCCAGATGAAGCGGCTCACGACCGGTATGGACCGGCGCGCCGGGAGGCTCGCGGGCAGGTTCTGGCCAGGGCCCCTCACCCTGGTGCTGCCCAAGCACGGGCTGGTGCCGGACATCGTCACGGCCGGCCTCGACACCGTGGCGATACGGATGCCGGATCACCTGATCGCGCGGGACCTCATCATTGGGTCCGGTACGCCCATCGCGGCGCCCAGCGCGAACCGCTTCGGGTATATCAGCCCAACCAAGGCGTCTCATGTGCTGGACCAGATGGGGGACCGTGTGGACATGATCATAGACGGCGGGGACTGCGCGGTGGGCGTTGAGTCCACGATCATAAAACTCGACGGGGAGCGGAGCGTCATACTCCGTCCCGGCGGCGTTCCCGTTGAAGAGATTGAATCTGTGATCGGTCCGGTGGAGCGGGGGGCCCTGGCTGCTCAGGGCCCCGAGGCGCCGGGACAGCTGCCGTCGCACTATTCGCCGTCGATCTCGGTCTATCTTGCGGAATCGATCCGCCAGATCGACTTTTCCCGCAGCGACGCGGGATTCCTGCTCTTTAAGAAACCGGCCTTTGAAGTGCCGGCAGGCCGCACAGAGATCCTTTCCACCGACGGAGACCTGAAGGAAGCGGCGGCGAACCTGTTCTCCGCACTCCACCGTCTCGACCGGATGAATGTCCGGGTCATCATGGCTGAGGCCGTTCCGGAGAACGGCCTGGGGCTCGCCATCATGGACCGGCTCAGGCGGGCGGCCTGGAAAGAGACGGCGATGCCGGAGGAATGA